A window from Mangifera indica cultivar Alphonso chromosome 2, CATAS_Mindica_2.1, whole genome shotgun sequence encodes these proteins:
- the LOC123209808 gene encoding scarecrow-like protein 33: protein MGSFLQGLRGSVNGFEFDNGSISSVFQNLYFQSGESTYPTTAQLPIDSDASPYTDSPDNACVDNNDSADAVLKFINEMLMEEYLEEENCMLQDRLALQAAEKSFYDIIGQRYPPSPRQILPCSNQKIYSSDDCFIMGSSNNCYTTASSSSLVESNYVLQSSLINSPFNTFLVPDLYSQIQPFERFQERIGEAGERLLNDDVNVSAQSNFLKPSKPELVAVTMAEKTVRYSPPDGLGVGKIISEMIACILKMQGARRIQHSLKQSQKKRCMMTYYSARPRITIQNCVVFMDHFTIDRVRSCSIVDREK, encoded by the coding sequence ATGGGCAGCTTTCTCCAAGGATTACGTGGTTCCGTGAATGGATTTGAATTTGACAATGGTTCGATTTCATCAGTCTTTCAAAATCTCTATTTTCAAAGTGGTGAGTCCACTTATCCCACCACTGCACAGCTTCCTATTGATTCAGACGCAAGCCCCTACACGGATTCTCCAGATAATGCATGTGTCGACAATAATGACTCTGCTGATGCCGTTCTCAAGTTCATAAATGAGATGCTTATGGAAGAATACTTAGAAGAGGAGAACTGCATGTTGCAGGATCGTTTGGCCCTTCAAGCTGCTGAAAAATCCTTCTATGATATCATTGGCCAAAGATACCCTCCTTCTCCTAGACAGATTCTTCCATGTTCCAATCAGAAGATCTACAGCTCAGATGATTGTTTCATTATGGGAAGCAGTAACAATTGCTATACAACGGCTAGTAGTAGTAGCCTGGTTGAATCTAATTATGTTCTTCAAAGTTCTCTTATTAACTCTCCGTTTAACACCTTTTTAGTACCAGATTTGTACAGTCAGATTCAACCTTTCGAAAGGTTCCAGGAAAGAATAGGAGAAGCTGGTGAGAGACTTCTTAATGACGATGTGAATGTTTCCGCCCAAAGCAACTTCCTGAAGCCTTCAAAACCAGAACTGGTGGCAGTAACCATGGCAGAGAAGACTGTAAGGTATTCCCCTCCAGATGGGTTAGGAGTCGGAAAAATTATCAGCGAGATGATAGCATGTATCTTGAAGATGCAAGGAGCAAGAAGGATCCAGCATTCTCTCAAGCAGAGCCAGAAGAAACGATGTATGATGACGTATTACTCTGCAAGGCCGAGAATAACAATTCAGAATTGTGTTGTCTTTATGGACCACTTCACAATAGATCGAGTGAGAAGTTGCAGCATAGTGGACAGGGAGAAATGA
- the LOC123209809 gene encoding uncharacterized protein LOC123209809, whose translation MPRRELSSTLKNLKFMQRTVHRDEKINKEEEAKPDGNFIFPGEVERKCVVIMEGDPHPGAIVGRMSFQSFNPSIDKLNEATNNLFQTEASASCSGNQTVRNSERENGSSQDGAGCLKVRPPGEGNIDLKRKQSEKQYSNKSLKIVEAGSKSSRSNHKGSHNQPRRDKVDWSVLRPPKFPSNKSELKQ comes from the exons ATGCCACGGCGGGAGCTTTCCAGCACTTTAAAGAACTTGAAG TTTATGCAAAGGACGGTTCATAGGGATGAAAAGATTAACAAAGAAGAGGAAGCCAAGCCTGATGGGAACTTCATATTTCCTGGAGAAGTTGAAAGAAAATG TGTGGTTATAATGGAGGGTGATCCCCATCCAGGAGCTATTGTAGGCCGGATGTCATTTCAAAGTTTCAATCCTTCAATTGAT AAACTGAATGAAGCAACAAACAATCTTTTCCAAACAGAAGCATCTGCCTCATGTTCTGGCAATCAAACTGTAAGAAATTCTGAAAG AGAAAATGGGTCTTCACAAGATGGAGCTGGGTGTTTGAAAGTTAGACCACCTGGCGAGGGTAATATAGACCTTAAAAGAAAACAGTCtgaaaaacaatattcaaataaatcacTAAAAATTGTTGAAGCTGGGAGTAAATCATCACGAAGTAACCACAAAGGCTCCCACAACCAACCAAGGCGCGACAAGGTTGATTGGAGTGTTCTTAGACCACCAAAGTTCCCAAGCAATAAGAGCGAGCTCAAGCAatag
- the LOC123209807 gene encoding scarecrow-like protein 30 — protein sequence MDAVFEGFPGSMNGIKFDHHGSVSSCSNQNLVNGLKLNHDSIDYHPPNLQTNPQSDPFPSWESSSDGDSPDSSDHSNAVLKYISEILMEEDLEGKPCMLQDCLALQAKEKSFYDAIGQKYPTSLNQTLPCLGKYIEKPDDIFTRSSSSIDSSDSYYSSTNLLDSPESTLHIPDLFSEMLMQFSGGVGEASNVALNLHPQPLHLEEVLGSSIGDGRQHSSNGSRGRKIDQREDSDELEEGRSNKHSAFSLAEFDQSEMDEVLLCKSGKNESLSSSSGSGQELPNGSNRKAQQNAQLKGSNGKAARTKKKAHKREVVDLWSLLTQCAQAVASNDQRSANELLKQIRQHSSAFGDGNQRLAHYFANGLEARLVVSQTPVYSHISNRTSAADILKAYRVHVTSCPFTGMSFLMANRTIAKLAEKATRLHIIDFGICYGFQWPCLIQHLSERSGGPPMLRITGIELPQPGFRPAERVEETGRRLKSYCERFKVPFDYHVIAQKWETIKLEDLKIDRDEVTVVNSLYRMKNLPDDTAIDSSPRDTVLQLIKDINPDLFIHGIVNGTHNAPFFLTRFREALYHFSALFDMYDANIPSEDEARILFEREVFAMDAVNAIACEGIERVERPETHKQWQVRTRRAGFRKVPLDQELFTTVRNRVKTKYHPDFVVDEDSHWMLQGWKGRVLYALSFWKPVQD from the coding sequence ATGGATGCCGTTTTTGAAGGATTTCCTGGTTCCATGAATGGAATCAAATTTGATCACCATGGCTCAGTTTCATCTTGTTCCAATCAGAATCTGGTTAATGGGTTGAAACTCAATCATGACTCAATAGATTATCATCCACCTAATCTTCAAACCAATCCACAAAGTGACCCTTTTCCATCTTGGGAGTCGAGCTCAGATGGAGATTCTCCGGATAGCTCTGATCACTCTAATGCTGTTCTCAAGTACATTAGTGAAATCCTTATGGAAGAAGATTTGGAGGGGAAACCCTGCATGTTACAGGATTGTTTGGCCCTCCAAGCTAAAGAAAAGTCCTTCTATGATGCCATTGGCCAGAAATACCCCACTTCACTTAATCAGACGCTTCCTTGTCTAGGGAAATACATTGAAAAACCAGATGATATATTCACCAGGAGTTCTAGCAGTATTGATAGCTCTGACAGCTATTATTCTTCTACCAATTTGCTTGATTCTCCTGAAAGTACCTTACATATACCAGATTTGTTCAGTGAGATGCTGATGCAGTTCTCTGGAGGAGTAGGGGAAGCTAGCAACGTTGCTTTAAATCTGCACCCACAACCACTGCATCTAGAAGAGGTTTTGGGGAGCTCAATCGGAGATGGGAGGCAGCATTCATCTAATGGATCAAGGGGAAGGAAAATTGACCAACGTGAGGATAGTGATGAGCTTGAAGAAGGGAGGAGCAACAAGCATTCAGCTTTTTCTCTTGCAGAGTTTGACCAATCAGAGATGGATGAAGTATTGCTGTGCAAGTCTGGGAAAAATGAGTCTTTGTCAAGTTCTTCTGGCTCTGGCCAAGAATTGCCAAACGGATCAAATAGGAAAGCGCAGCAGAATGCGCAATTAAAAGGGTCTAATGGTAAAGCAGCACGTACAAAGAAAAAGGCTCATAAAAGAGAAGTAGTAGATTTGTGGTCTCTGCTAACTCAATGTGCACAAGCTGTGGCTAGTAATGACCAAAGGTCTGCAAACGAGCTACTCAAGCAGATTAGGCAGCACTCTTCTGCTTTTGGTGATGGAAACCAAAGATTGGCTCATTACTTTGCTAACGGTCTTGAGGCACGGCTTGTTGTCTCTCAGACACCAGTATATTCGCACATAAGCAATAGAACATCTGCAGCTGATATCCTAAAGGCTTACCGGGTTCATGTTACTTCATGTCCCTTCACCGGAATGTCATTTTTGATGGCAAACAGAACAATTGCAAAACTAGCAGAGAAAGCAACAAGGCTTCACATCATTGACTTTGGCATTTGCTATGGCTTTCAGTGGCCTTGCTTGATTCAGCATCTTTCTGAAAGGAGTGGTGGACCTCCCATGCTTCGCATCACAGGCATTGAGCTTCCCCAACCGGGTTTCCGGCCGGCAGAAAGAGTTGAAGAAACAGGGCGGCGCTTGAAAAGTTACTGTGAAAGATTTAAGGTCCCATTTGACTACCATGTTATAGCACAGAAATGGGAAACCATCAAATTAGAAGATCTCAAGATTGACAGAGATGAGGTAACAGTAGTCAACTCTTTGTACAGAATGAAGAACCTCCCAGATGACACAGCAATAGATAGCAGCCCAAGGGATACCGTCTTACAATTGATCAAGGATATTAATCCAGACTTATTCATCCATGGGATTGTTAACGGCACTCACAATGCACCTTTCTTTCTCACAAGATTCCGGGAGGCATTATACCACTTCTCCGCTTTGTTTGATATGTATGATGCCAATATACCGAGCGAAGATGAGGCGAGGATACTGTTTGAGAGAGAAGTGTTTGCAATGGATGCTGTTAATGCCATTGCATGTGAGGGTATAGAGAGAGTAGAAAGGCCAGAGACACATAAGCAGTGGCAGGTGAGAACTCGGAGGGCTGGCTTCAGGAAAGTCCCATTAGACCAGGAACTTTTTACAACTGTGAGGAATAGAGtgaaaacaaaatatcatcCGGATTTTGTTGTTGATGAGGATAGCCATTGGATGCTGCAGGGATGGAAAGGAAGAGTACTCTATGCTCTTTCTTTCTGGAAACCTGTTCAAGACTAG
- the LOC123208611 gene encoding LOW QUALITY PROTEIN: uncharacterized protein LOC123208611 (The sequence of the model RefSeq protein was modified relative to this genomic sequence to represent the inferred CDS: inserted 1 base in 1 codon) gives MNTLPDHLQFDHGFMNLNSIMTLTDPPVPSFLKTNQNPPSDYSPSSSMYKYDDPADISEPFQATLRYINYMLMEEDLGDKTCMLQDSLALQAAEKSFYDVLGQKYPPSPNQHPPCCNSESPDTYCGSSSSADSSNGSNTANNLVQPNCTSNQSPLVAYPENTFMVPNLHGEIQPFGVFNGVKVSLADDDTVIPKTGLLNSREEAVAGIAKDIAHSWNDNQLEDCNSLEDGRRSKHFAHSISEHEPLEVFDEVLLCKCENKSVPCLIHGLWQDGLSEKVQQIGLSKESNAGKRSTKKKGKKRQVVDLWTLLTSCAQAVASYDQRTATHLLKQIRQHSSPFGDGTQRLAYYFANGLEVRLAGTQPPTSVHLYSRASAADVIQAYKVYVTSCPFSRTSYFLANRTILKLSEKATRLHIIDFGIGYGFQWPCLIQRASKRPGGPPNIRITGIDFPQPGFRPVERVEETGRRLKSYCERFNVPFEFNAIAQKWQNVQLEDLKIDRDEITVVNSMYRMKHLPDDTVAINSPRDAVLGLIKKINPEIFIQGVVNSAHDAPFFLARFREALFLFSALFDMLEANIPCEDQGRMLLEREFYGKDSMNVIACEGVERVERPETYKHWQSRNLRIGFEQLALDKDILKSVKTLVKRNYHKDFVIDEVGRWMLQGWKGRLTHALSAWKPLQDCFLQGLRGSVNGFEFDNGSISSVFQNLYFQSGESTYPTTAQLPIDSDASPYTDSPDNACVDNNDSADAVLKFINEMLMEEYLEEENCMLQDRLALQAAEKSFYDIIGQRYPPSPRQILPCSNQKIYSSDDCFIMGSSNNCYTTASSSSLVESNYVLQSSLINSPFNTFLVPDLYSQIQPFERFQERIGEAGERLLNDDVNVSAQSNFLKPSKPELVAVTMAEKTRDDSMYLEDARSKKDPAFSQAEPEETMYDDVLLCKAENNNSELCCLYGPLHNRSSEKLQHSGQGEMKHTKKKRGHRREVVDLCNLLIQCAQAVVGYEKRTANELLKQIKQHSSAIGDETQRMAYYFGNGLEARLDGTETPAYTPIFSSLLSRLNILPDHLQFDLGFKNLNSIMTLADLPDPSFLKTNQNPPSDYSPSSSLYKYDDPADISEPFQATLRYINYMLVEEDLGDKTCMLQDSLALQAAEKSFYDILGQKYPPSPNQHPPCCNSESPDTYCGSSSSADSSNGSNTANNLVQQNCTSNQSPLVAYPENTFMVPNLHGEIQPFGVFNGVKVSLADDDTVIPKTGLLNCREEVVAGIAKDIAHSWNDNQLEDCNSLEDGRRSKHFAHSISEHEPLEVFDEVLLCKCENKLVPCLIHGLWQDGLSEKVQQIGLSKESNAGKRSTKKKGKKRQVVDLWTLLTSCAQAVASYDQRTATHLLKQIRQHSSPFGDGTQRLAYYFANGLEVRLAGTQTPTSVNVYSRTSAADVIQAYKVYVTSCPFTRISYFLANRTILKLSEKATRLHIIDFGIGYGFQWPCLIQRASKRPGGPPKIRITGIDFPQPGFRPVERVEETGRRLKSYCERFNVPFEYNAIAQKWQNVQLEDLKIDRDEITVVNSMYRMKHLPDDTVAINSPRDAVLGLIKKINPDIFIQGVVNSALDAPFFLARFREALFHFSALFDMLEVNIPCEDQRRMLLEREFYGKDSMNVIACEGVERVERPEPYKHWQSRNLRIGFEQLALDKDILKSVKTLVKLNYHKDFVIDEVGRWMLQGWKGRLTHALSAWKPLQDCFLQRLIWILLLVFMGSFLQGLHGSMNGFEFDNGSISSVFQNLNFQSGESTYPITAQLPIDSDASPYTDSPDNACVDNNDSADAVLKFINEMLMEEDLEEENCMLQDRLALQAAEKSFYDVIGQRYPPSPRQIFXCSNQKIYSPDDCFIMGSSNNCYTTASSSSLVESNYVLQSSLINSPFNTFLVPDLYSQIQPFERFQERIGEAGERLLNAGVNVSAQSNFLKPSKPELVAVTMAEKTMRYSPPDGLGGRKNYQRDDSMYLEDARSKKHPAFSQAEPEETMYDDVLLCKAENNNSELCCLYGPLHNRSSEKLQHSGQGEMKNTKKKRGHRREVVDLCNLLIQCAQAVVSYEKRTANELLKQIKQHSSAIGDETQRMAYYFGNGLKARLDGTETPAYTPIVSNRISATDILKSYRLITSVSPFRKMSHFLANKTIMKLSEKATRLHIIDFGIHYGFQWPILIQCLSARPGGPPRLRITGIEFLQPGFRPAESVEETGRRLKRYCDRFNVPFEYNVIAQKWETIQLEDLNIDRNEMTVVNCLYRMRNIPDETMDVNNSPRDIVLRLIKRINPDIFIHGVVNGTYSAPFFITRFRQALFHFSALFDMLEATTPREDHYRLMFEREIYGRDIMNVIACEDMQRVDRPETYKKWQIRNIKAGLKQLPLDKEILREMKSMVKSSYNSDFVIGEDGDWILQGWKGRVSSALSCWKPIQE, from the exons ATGAATACACTTCCAGATCATTTGCAATTTGATCATGGCttcatgaatttaaattcaatcatgACCCTCACAGATCCTCCTGTTCCATCTTTCCTTAAAACCAATCAAAACCCTCCTAGTGATTATTCTCCATCTTCTAGTATGTACAAGTATGACGATCCTGCAGATATCAGTGAGCCCTTTCAAGCAACTCttaggtatataaattatatgctcATGGAAGAAGACCTGGGGGACAAGACATGCATGTTGCAGGATTCTTTGGCTCTTCAAGCTGCTGAAAAATCCTTTTATGATGTCCTTGGCCAGAAATACCCCCCTTCACCAAATCAGCATCCTCCATGTTGCAACTCAGAGAGCCCAGATACTTATTGCGGTAGTAGTAGCAGTGCTGATAGTAGTAACGGCAGTAATACAGCAAACAACTTGGTTCAACCCAACTGTACAAGTAATCAATCCCCTCTTGTTGCCTATCCTGAAAATACCTTTATGGTACCAAATTTACATGGGGAGATACAGCCTTTTGGGGTTTTCAATGGAGTCAAAGTTAGTCTTGCTGATGATGATACTGTTATCCCAAAGACTGGCTTGTTAAATTCTAGAGAAGAGGCAGTAGCCGGCATAGCAAAGGACATTGCACACAGTTGGAATGACAATCAGCTAGAGGATTGTAATTCTCTAGAAGATGGGAGAAGAAGCAAGCATTTTGCGCATTCTATTTCTGAACATGAGCCACTGGAGGTGTTTGATGAAGTATTGCTTTGTAAATGTGAGAATAAGTCAGTACCATGTTTAATTCACGGATTGTGGCAAGATGGATTAAGTGAAAAGGTGCAGCAGATAGGCCTGTCAAAAGAGTCTAATGCTGGAAAAAGGAGCacgaagaagaaaggaaaaaagagacaAGTGGTGGATTTGTGGACTCTTTTAACCTCCTGTGCACAAGCTGTGGCTAGCTATGATCAAAGGACTGCAACTCATCTCCTAAAGCAAATTAGGCAGCATTCTTCCCCCTTTGGCGATGGAACTCAAAGACTGGCCTATTACTTCGCTAATGGTCTTGAGGTACGCCTGGCTGGCACCCAGCCACCGACCTCTGTACATCTATATAGCAGGGCATCGGCTGCCGATGTGATACAAGCTTACAAGGTATATGTTACATCATGCCCCTTCAGTAGAACTTCATATTTTCTGGCCAACCGGACAATTTTGAAACTTTCAGAAAAAGCAACAAGGTTGCACATCATCGATTTTGGCATTGGTTATGGTTTTCAGTGGCCTTGCCTTATTCAGCGTGCTTCGAAAAGGCCAGGTGGTCCTCCCAATATCCGCATTACAGGTATTGATTTTCCTCAACCAGGTTTCCGGCCAGTAGAAAGAGTTGAAGAGACAGGGCGCAGATTAAAATCTTACTGTGAGAGGTTTAATGTCCCATTTGAGTTCAATGCCATAGCACAGAAATGGCAGAATGTTCAATTAGAGGATCTCAAGATTGACAGAGATGAGATAACAGTTGTTAATTCTATGTACCGGATGAAACATCTGCCTGATGATACAGTGGCCATTAACAGCCCAAGAGATGCAGTTTTAGGGCtgattaagaaaattaatccaGAAATATTCATCCAGGGAGTTGTTAATAGTGCCCACGATGCACCATTCTTTCTTGCACGTTTCCGGGAGGCACTATTCCTTTTTTCAGCACTGTTTGATATGTTGGAGGCCAATATTCCTTGCGAAGATCAGGGGAGAATGCTGTTGGAAAGGGAATTTTATGGAAAAGATTCAATGAATGTGATTGCTTGTGAAGGTGTAGAGAGGGTTGAAAGGCCTGAGACGTATAAGCATTGGCAGTCAAGAAATCTGAGAATTGGGTTCGAGCAGTTGGCACTAGATAAAGATATATTGAAGAGCGTGAAGACTTTAGTAAAGCGGAATTATCACAAGGACTTTGTAATTGATGAAGTCGGCCGGTGGATGCTACAGGGATGGAAGGGGAGACTAACCCATGCTCTTTCTGCCTGGAAACCCCTCCAGGATTG CTTTCTCCAAGGATTACGTGGTTCCGTGAATGGATTTGAATTTGACAATGGTTCGATTTCATCAGTCTTTCAAAATCTCTATTTTCAAAGTGGTGAGTCCACTTATCCCACCACTGCACAGCTTCCTATTGATTCAGACGCAAGCCCCTACACGGATTCTCCAGATAATGCATGTGTCGACAATAATGACTCTGCTGATGCCGTTCTCAAGTTCATAAATGAGATGCTTATGGAAGAATACTTAGAAGAGGAGAACTGCATGTTGCAGGATCGTTTGGCCCTTCAAGCTGCTGAAAAATCCTTCTATGATATCATTGGCCAAAGATACCCTCCTTCTCCTAGACAGATTCTTCCATGTTCCAATCAGAAGATCTACAGCTCAGATGATTGTTTCATTATGGGAAGCAGTAACAATTGCTATACAACGGCTAGTAGTAGTAGCCTGGTTGAATCTAATTATGTTCTTCAAAGTTCTCTTATTAACTCTCCGTTTAACACCTTTTTAGTACCAGATTTGTACAGTCAGATTCAACCTTTCGAAAGGTTCCAGGAAAGAATAGGAGAAGCTGGTGAGAGACTTCTTAATGACGATGTGAATGTTTCCGCCCAAAGCAACTTCCTGAAGCCTTCAAAACCAGAACTGGTGGCAGTAACCATGGCAGAGAAGACT CGAGATGATAGCATGTATCTTGAAGATGCAAGGAGCAAGAAGGATCCAGCATTCTCTCAAGCAGAGCCAGAAGAAACGATGTATGATGACGTATTACTCTGCAAGGCCGAGAATAACAATTCAGAATTGTGTTGTCTTTATGGACCACTTCACAATAGATCGAGTGAGAAGTTGCAGCATAGTGGACAGGGAGAAATGAAACACACAAAGAAGAAACGGGGACACAGAAGAGAAGTTGTGGATTTGTGTAATCTCCTGATTCAATGTGCACAAGCTGTGGTTGGCTATGAAAAAAGGACTGCGAATGAACTACTGAAACAAATCAAACAGCACTCTTCTGCAATTGGAGATGAAACTCAGAGAATGgcatattattttggtaatggTCTTGAGGCACGACTGGATGGCACAGAAACTCCGGCCTATACCCCAATT TTTAGTTCTTTGCTTAGTCGATTGAATATACTTCCAGATCATTTGCAATTTGATCTTGGCTTcaagaatttaaattcaatcatgACCCTCGCAGATCTTCCTGATCCATCTTTCCTTAAAACCAATCAAAACCCTCCTAGTGATTATTCTCCATCTTCTAGTCTGTACAAGTATGACGATCCTGCAGATATCAGCGAGCCCTTTCAAGCAACTCttaggtatataaattatatgctcGTGGAAGAAGACCTGGGGGACAAGACATGCATGTTGCAGGATTCTTTGGCTCTTCAAGCTGCTGAAAAATCCTTTTATGATATCCTTGGCCAGAAATACCCCCCTTCACCAAATCAGCATCCTCCATGTTGCAACTCAGAGAGCCCAGACACTTATTGCGGTAGTAGTAGCAGTGCTGATAGTAGTAACGGCAGTAATACAGCAAACAACTTGGTTCAACAAAACTGTACAAGTAATCAATCCCCTCTTGTTGCCTATCCTGAAAATACCTTTATGGTACCAAATTTACATGGGGAGATACAGCCTTTTGGGGTTTTCAATGGAGTCAAAGTTAGTCTTGCTGATGATGATACTGTTATCCCAAAGACTGGCTTGTTAAATTGTAGAGAAGAGGTAGTAGCCGGCATAGCAAAGGACATTGCACACAGTTGGAATGACAATCAGCTAGAGGATTGTAATTCTCTAGAAGATGGGAGAAGAAGCAAGCATTTTGCGCATTCTATTTCTGAACATGAGCCACTGGAGGTGTTTGATGAAGTATTGCTTTGTAAATGTGAGAATAAGTTGGTACCATGTTTAATTCACGGATTGTGGCAAGATGGATTAAGTGAAAAGGTGCAGCAGATAGGCCTGTCAAAAGAGTCTAATGCTGGAAAAAGGAGTacgaagaagaaaggaaaaaagagacaAGTGGTGGATTTGTGGACTCTTTTAACCTCCTGTGCACAAGCTGTGGCTAGCTATGATCAAAGGACTGCAACTCATCTCCTAAAGCAAATTAGGCAGCATTCTTCCCCCTTTGGCGATGGAACTCAAAGACTGGCCTATTACTTCGCTAATGGTCTTGAGGTACGCCTGGCTGGCACCCAGACACCGACCTCTGTAAATGTATATAGCAGGACATCGGCTGCTGATGTGATACAAGCTTACAAGGTATATGTTACATCATGCCCCTTCActagaatttcatattttctggCCAACCGGACGATTTTGAAACTTTCAGAAAAAGCAACAAGGTTGCACATCATCGATTTTGGCATTGGCTATGGTTTTCAGTGGCCTTGCCTTATTCAGCGTGCTTCGAAAAGGCCAGGTGGTCCTCCCAAGATCCGCATTACAGGTATTGATTTTCCTCAACCAGGTTTCCGGCCAGTAGAAAGAGTTGAAGAGACAGGGCGCAGATTAAAATCTTACTGTGAGAGGTTTAATGTCCCATTTGAGTACAATGCCATAGCACAGAAATGGCAGAATGTTCAATTAGAGGATCTCAAGATTGACAGAGATGAGATAACAGTTGTTAATTCTATGTACCGGATGAAACATCTGCCTGATGATACAGTGGCCATTAACAGCCCAAGAGATGCAGTTTTAGGGCtgattaagaaaattaatccaGACATATTCATCCAGGGAGTTGTTAATAGCGCCCTCGATGCACCATTCTTTCTTGCACGTTTCCGGGAGGCACTTTTCCATTTTTCAGCACTGTTTGATATGTTGGAGGTCAATATTCCTTGCGAAGATCAGCGGAGAATGCTGTTGGAAAGGGAATTTTATGGAAAAGATTCAATGAATGTGATTGCTTGTGAAGGTGTAGAGAGGGTTGAAAGGCCTGAGCCGTATAAGCATTGGCAGTCAAGAAATCTGAGAATTGGGTTCGAGCAGTTGGCACTAGATAAAGATATATTGAAGAGCGTGAAGACTTTAGTAAAGCTGAATTATCACAAGGACTTTGTAATTGATGAAGTCGGCCGGTGGATGCTACAGGGATGGAAGGGGAGACTAACTCATGCTCTTTCTGCCTGGAAACCCCTCCAGGATT GTTTCTTACAGAGGCTAATCTGGATTCTCCTGCTGGTGTTCATGGGTAGCTTTCTTCAAGGATTACATGGTTCCATGAATGGATTTGAATTTGACAATGGTTCGATTTCATCAGTCTTTCAAAATCTCAATTTTCAAAGTGGTGAGTCCACATATCCCATCACTGCACAGCTTCCTATTGATTCAGACGCAAGCCCCTACACGGATTCTCCAGATAATGCATGTGTCGACAATAATGACTCTGCTGATGCCGTTCTCAAGTTCATAAATGAGATGCTTATGGAAGAAGACTTAGAAGAGGAGAACTGCATGTTGCAGGATCGTTTGGCCCTTCAAGCTGCTGAAAAATCCTTCTATGATGTCATTGGCCAAAGATACCCTCCTTCTCCTAGACAGATCT CATGTTCCAATCAGAAGATCTACAGCCCAGATGATTGTTTCATTATGGGAAGCAGTAACAATTGCTATACAACGGCTAGTAGTAGTAGCCTGGTTGAATCTAATTATGTTCTTCAAAGTTCTCTTATTAACTCTCCGTTTAACACCTTTTTAGTACCAGATTTGTACAGTCAGATACAACCTTTCGAAAGGTTCCAGGAAAGAATAGGAGAAGCTGGTGAGAGACTTCTTAATGCCGGTGTGAATGTTTCCGCCCAAAGCAACTTCCTGAAGCCTTCAAAACCAGAACTGGTGGCAGTAACCATGGCAGAGAAGACTATGAGGTATTCCCCTCCAGATGGGTTAGGAGGTCGGAAAAATTATCAGCGAGATGATAGCATGTATCTTGAAGATGCAAGGAGCAAGAAGCATCCAGCATTCTCTCAAGCAGAGCCAGAAGAAACGATGTATGATGACGTATTACTCTGCAAGGCTGAGAATAACAATTCAGAATTGTGTTGTCTTTATGGACCACTTCACAATAGATCGAGTGAGAAGTTGCAGCATAGTGGACAGGGAGAAATGAAAAACACAAAGAAGAAACGGGGACACAGAAGAGAAGTTGTGGATTTGTGTAATCTCCTGATTCAATGTGCACAAGCTGTGGTTAGCTATGAAAAAAGGACTGCGAATGAACTACTGAAACAAATCAAACAGCACTCTTCTGCAATTGGAGATGAAACTCAGAGAATGgcatattattttggtaatggTCTTAAGGCACGACTCGATGGCACAGAAACTCCAGCCTATACCCCAATTGTAAGTAACAGAATATCTGCAACTGATATCCTAAAATCTTACAGGTTAATTACTTCAGTGAGCCCCTTCAGGAAAATGTCACATTTCCTTGCAAACAAGACCATTATGAAACTATCAGAGAAAGCAACGAGGCTCCACATTATTGATTTTGGCATTCATTATGGTTTCCAATGGCCTATTCTTATCCAATGTCTCTCGGCTAGACCTGGAGGACCTCCCAGGCTTCGTATAACGGGAATTGAATTTCTTCAACCAGGATTTCGGCCAGCAGAAAGCGTTGAAGAGACAGGGCGTCGCTTGAAAAGATACTGTGATAGGTTTAATGTGCCATTTGAATACAATGTCATAGCACAGAAATGGGAAACCATTCAACTTGAGGATCTCAACATTGATAGGAATGAGATGACTGTTGTTAACTGTTTGTACCGGATGAGGAACATACCAGATGAGACAATGGATGTCAATAACAGTCCAAGGGACATTGTTTTGAGACTAATCAAGAGAATTAATCCAGATATCTTTATCCATGGGGTGGTTAATGGTACTTACAGTGCACCATTCTTTATCACAAGATTCCGGCAAGCTTTATTCCATTTTTCGGCACTGTTTGATATGCTTGAGGCCACCACACCTCGCGAAGATCATTATAGGCTGATGTTTGAGAGAGAAATATACGGGAGAGACATCATGAATGTGATTGCGTGTGAGGACATGCAGAGGGTTGACAGACCGGAGACTTACAAGAAGTGGCAGATTAGAAATATCAAGGCTGGGCTCAAGCAACTCCCATTGGACAAGGAAATTTTGAGGGAAATGAAGAGCATGGTGAAATCAAGTTATAATTCAGATTTTGTTATTGGTGAGGATGGCGACTGGATTCTCCAAGGGTGGAAAGGGAGGGTGAGTTCTGCTCTCTCTTGCTGGAAACCAATCCAGGAGTAA